From Primulina huaijiensis isolate GDHJ02 chromosome 15, ASM1229523v2, whole genome shotgun sequence, one genomic window encodes:
- the LOC140959098 gene encoding probable protein phosphatase 2C 60: protein MFSGLLKFLRACFRPNSDQYIHSGSDSGGRQDGLLWYKDSGQHCNGDFSMAVVQANNLLEDQSQLESGSLSLNDSGPYGTFVGIYDGHGGPETSRFINEHLFEHLKRFTAENQSMSVEVIRKAFQATEDGFFSVVSRQWPMKPQIAAVGSCCLVGIICSGTLYVASLGDSRAVIGRLVKATGEVLAIQLSEEHNASFESVRKELQSLHPDDPHIVVLKHSVWRVKGLIQVSRSIGDFYLKKAEYNREPLYAKFRLREPFKRPILSPEPAITVHQLLPHDQFIVFASDGLWEHLTNQEAIDLVQNHPRSGSARRLVKTALQEAAKKREMRYSDLKKIDRGVRRHFHDDITVVVVFLDSHLVSRATSARSPNLSVKGGGVNLAPNALAPFTMPT, encoded by the exons ATGTTTTCTGgattattgaaatttttgaggGCCTGTTTTCGGCCAAACTCGGATCAATATATTCACTCTGGTTCGGATTCTGGGGGTCGGCAAGATGGTCTTTTATGGTACAAGGACTCCGGGCAACATTGTAATGGAGATTTTTCAATGGCTGTAGTTCAAGCCAATAATTTACTCGAGGATCAAAGTCAACTTGAGTCTGGCTCTCTGAGCTTGAATGATTCAGGGCCATATGGTACTTTCGTCGGGATTTATGATGGGCATGGCGGCCCCGAAACTTCACGGTTCATCAACGAACATCTCTTTGAACATCTAAAGA GGTTCACTGCCGAAAATCAATCTATGTCAGTCGAGGTGATCCGGAAGGCTTTTCAAGCAACAGAAGATGGGTTTTTCTCGGTTGTGAGCAGGCAATGGCCTATGAAACCGCAGATAGCAGCTGTTGGCTCTTGCTGCCTTGTTGGAATAATCTGCAGTGGGACTCTTTATGTTGCCAGTCTTGGTGATTCGCGTGCTGTTATAGGGAGACTTGTTAAGGCTACCGGGGAAGTCCTTGCTATTCAACTCTCAGAAGAGCACAATGCGAGCTTTGAATCTGTGAGAAAGGAGCTGCAATCTCTGCACCCAGATGATCCGCATATCGTAGTTCTCAAGCATTCTGTGTGGCGTGTGAAAGGTCTTATACAG GTTTCTAGATCGATTGGAGATTTTTATTTGAAGAAAGCGGAATACAACAGGGAGCCGTTGTATGCGAAATTTCGACTCCGGGAACCATTCAAAAGACCAATTTTGAGTCCTGAACCTGCGATTACTGTGCACCAGTTACTACCTCATGATCAATTCATTGTATTCGCATCGGATGGGCTTTGGGAGCATCTTACAAATCAAGAAGCCATCGATCTGGTCCAAAATCATCCGCGGAGT GGGAGTGCTAGAAGATTAGTGAAAACAGCATTGCAAGAGGCGGCAAAGAAGAGAGAGATGAGATACTCAGACTTGAAGAAAATTGATCGTGGGGTCCGTCGTCATTTCCATGACGACATCACAGTTGTGGTTGTATTCCTCGACTCACATCTTGTGAGCAGGGCTACCTCAGCCAGGAGTCCTAACCTATCCGTGAAAGGGGGTGGTGTTAATCTTGCTCCAAATGCGCTCGCGCCGTTCACTATGCCCActtga
- the LOC140959029 gene encoding uncharacterized protein, producing the protein MAFIQYFLTASSSSASSFHRPFIMNRALQNHSGICLWSSFANAEKFEKCPAIVRLPHALTGVQTKVMRIRSDSKLQLFRSGNYISRSFSPFNLKPQFKHGLSGTGLNVENTPLCSLRPTFYCSISKRPFCQVPRAGARSRIVGTEDGGSGQNQLVKIFSRHGMRHKTFARHKANATSKEKMASAISVCEASELKIEDVDLATSKGPIVEDDINSLISKSTQTKKTKVKAKRQSRSENKQVQSSIATTTTTDTTDLPMHTKKVNKPKTTGNKESKLSPKSVEADSNSNTVTEVVNNGISVENVPIKATRHSKRRGKSVAEAHAPSEEKVSTGQKSCLTNKSKSPGQKAWRQLYPPTTKSVLVVESATKAKVIQGYLGEMFEVVPSYGHVRDLAARSGSVRPDDDFSMVWEVPSAAWSHLKSIKVALSGADILILASDPDREGEAIAWHIIEMLHQQDALRDDITVARVVFNEITESSIKSALQAPREIDVNLVDAYLARRALDYLIGFSVSPLLWRKLPGCQSAGRVQSAALALICDREKEIDEFNAQEYWTVEVEFNRTDLNSVSDVSFSSHLTYFDSKKLDQLSISSQAEAKDIKDKISLSQFEVVGSKTSKIRRNPPTPYITSTLQQDAASKLNFTASYTMKLAQKLYEGVQLMDGMATGLITYMRTDGLHLSDEATKDIQSLIIEKYGRSFASKSTRKYFKKVKNAQEAHEAIRPTDIRRLPSMLGLLDEDSLKLYTLIWSRTMACQMEPAIIEQIQVDLGNANRSIMFRSTCSKVEFRGYQAVYEDTEMISVKSDDDQENYRTGVFQDLSGLKCGQQLCLSKVELGQHHTQPPTRYSEGSLVKKLEELGIGRPSTYAITIKVLKDRHYITMKSRTLYPEFRGRMVSAFLSHYFSEVTDYSFTADMETELDNVSAGMTEWKGLLRDYWTRFSEYCEKAGKVHIHNVEKMLEKTFGHFLFASFRDGNRTCPSCDEGTLVFKVSRFGAGYFIGCDQHPKCKYIAKTLYGEDDEEGDPENKRKNVQEPKLLGFNPGSNEKVLLKSGPYGNYVQLGEDRKGHLPKRASVSQIKNVESITLEDALNLLQYPLTLGNHPDDDQPVILKLARVGFTIRHRRTIASVPKNMRPSEITLEKALELLKSKDVRRCGRPKQNKVVEEPVAAV; encoded by the exons ATGGCATTTATTCAATATTTCCTCACAGCTTCCTCTTCTTCTGCTTCTAGCTTCCACCGTCCCTTTATCATG AACCGAGCATTGCAAAATCATTCGGGCATCTGTTTATGGTCGTCATTTGCAAATGctgagaaatttgaaaaatgccCTGCTATAGTCCGATTGCCTCATGCACTGACGGGTGTCCAAACAAAAGTTATGAGAATCAGGTCTGATAGTAAACTCCAGCTGTTTAGAAGTGGCAACTATATTTCTCGCTCCTTTTCTCCCTTCAACTTGAAGCCTCAATTTAAGCATGGACTTTCAGGCACTGGGTTGAATGTGGAAAATACACCATTATGTTCGCTGCGCCCAACTTTTTATTGTAGTATCAGTAAAAGGCCATTTTGTCAGGTCCCAAGAGCAGGTGCCAGAAGTCGCATCGTAGGGACTGAAGATGGGGGCAGTGGGCAGAATCAATTAGTTAAAATATTCAGTAGGCACGGGATGAGGCACAAGACTTTTGCCCGTCACAAAGCAAATGCAACATCAAAGGAGAAAATGGCAAGTGCCATTTCTGTATGCGAGGCATCGGAACTGAAAATAGAAGATGTTGATTTGGCCACTTCAAAAGGCCCAATTGTTGAGGATGACATAAACTCGTTAATCAGTAAAAGTACGCAAACCAAGAAGACTAAAGTGAAAGCGAAGCGGCAATCTAGAAGCGAGAATAAACAAGTTCAATCTTCCATTGCCACTACTACTACTACTGATACAACAGACCTGCCAATGCACACCAAGAAAGTTAATAAACCTAAGACGACTGGGAACAAAGAAAGTAAACTGTCTCCTAAATCTGTGGAG GCTGACTCAAATTCAAATACTGTGACAGAAGTGGTTAATAATGGAATTTCAGTGGAAAATGTTCCTATTAAGGCGACCAGGCACTCCAAAAGAAGAGGTAAATCTGTTGCAGAAGCTCATGCTCCATCCGAAGAAAAGGTATCAACGGGACAGAAATCATGCCTAACAAACAAAAGCAAGTCTCCAGGGCAAAAAGCATGGCGTCAATTATATCCACCCACTACAAAATCTGTTCTTGTGGTGGAGTCTGCCACGAAAGCAAAAGTCATTCAAGGATACCTTGGTGAAATGTTTGAGGTTGTACCCAGTTATGGCCATGTCAGGGATTTGGCTGCTAGATCAGGATCCGTGCGACCTGATGATGACTTCAGTATGGTTTGGGAGGTTCCATCTGCTGCTTGGTCTCATCTTAAGAGTATTAAGGTTGCATTGAGTGG AGCGGATATTCTTATTCTTGCCTCAGACCCTGATCGTGAAGGAGAAGCCATTGCTTGGCATATTATCGAGATGTTGCATCAACAGGATGCTCTGCGTGATGATATCACTGTCGCACGAGTTGTCTTTAATGAGATAACCGAATCGTCCATTAAAAGTGCTCTACAGGCTCCACGAGAGATTGATGTAAACTTGGTTGATGCCTATCTGGCACGGCGGGCCCTTGATTACTTGATTGGATTCAGTGTTTCTCCGTTGTTGTGGAGGAAGTTACCTGGTTGTCAGTCTGCTGGACGAGTCCAATCTGCTGCTTTGGCTCTCATATGTGACAGGGAAAAGGAGATCGATGAGTTCAATGCCCAGGAGTATTGGACAGTTGAAGTTGAGTTCAATAGGACAGATCTAAATTCAGTCAGCGATGTTTCTTTCTCATCGCATCTGACCTATTTTGACTCCAAAAAGTTGGATCAGCTTTCAATTAGCTCTCAAGCAGAGGCAAAGGATATAAAAGACAAGATCAGTCTGTCTCAGTTTGAAGTTGTTGGCTCGAAAACCAGCAAGATTCGAAGAAATCCTCCCACTCCATACATAACATCAACACTTCAGCAAGACGCTGCTAGCAAATTGAACTTTACAGCATCATATACAATGAAACTTGCACAGAAGCTGTATGAGGGAGTGCAGTTAATGGATGGCATGGCTACAGGACTAATAACTTACATGAGAACAGATGGGTTGCACTTGTCTGATGAAGCAACTAAGGATATCCAATCCTTGATCATCGAAAAGTATGGGAGGAGTTTTGCTTCAAAGAGTACACGCAAGTATTTTAAAAAGGTGAAAAACGCTCAGGAGGCCCATGAAGCTATCAGACCCACGGACATCCGAAGATTACCGTCAATGCTTGGGTTGCTCGATGAAGATTCCCTAAAGTTATATACTCTTATATGGTCTCGTACAATGGCATGTCAAATGGAACCTGCCATCATTGAGCAGATACAAGTTGATCTTGGGAATGCTAACCGGTCAATAATGTTTCGATCTACATGCTCGAAAGTTGAATTTCGTGGTTACCAAGCTGTTTATGAAGACACAGAAATGATCAGTGTAAAAAGTGACGATGATCAAGAGAACTATCGTACTGGAGTGTTTCAGGATTTGAGTGGCTTGAAGTGTGGTCAGCAATTGTGCTTGTCCAAAGTTGAACTTGGTCAGCACCATACACAGCCTCCAACCCGCTATTCTGAGGGGTCATTAGTGAAGAAACTGGAGGAACTTGGTATTGGGAGACCTTCTACCTATGCAATCACTATTAAGGTGCTAAAAGATAGACACTATATTACAATGAAAAGTAGGACATTGTATCCTGAGTTCCGTGGTCGCATGGTATCAGCATTTCTCTCTCACTATTTTTCTGAGGTCACAGATTATAGTTTTACTGCTGATATGGAGACTGAACTTGATAATGTTTCCGCTGGAATGACGGAATGGAAAGGCCTTTTGAGAGATTACTGGACAAGATTTAGCGAGTATTGTGAGAAAGCTGGAAAGGTTCATATCCATAATGTAGAAAAGATGTTGGAGAAAACATTTGGTCATTTCTTATTTGCTTCTTTTCGTGATGGAAATAGAACATGCCCAAGTTGTGATGAAGGAACTTTGGTTTTTAAAGTTAGCAGGTTTGGAGCGGGATATTTTATTGGTTGTGATCAACACCCAAAATGCAA GTACATTGCTAAGACACTCTATGGTGAAGATGACGAAGAAGGCGATCCTGAAAACAAACGAAAGAATGTGCAGGAGCCAAAGTTGCTTGGTTTTAATCCAGGATCCAATGAGaag GTTTTATTAAAGAGTGGTCCATATGGCAACTACGTGCAGCTTGGTGAAGATAGAAAGGGACATTTACCCAAGCGAGCCTCAGTGTCTCAA ATAAAGAATGTAGAGTCCATCACCTTGGAAGATGCCCTCAACTTGTTGCAGTATCCACTGACTTTG GGGAACCACCCAGATGATGACCAACCAGTAATTTTAAAGCTTGCCAGGGTAGGATTCACCATTAGACATAGGCGCACAATTGCTTCTGTGCCCAAG AATATGAGGCCTAGTGAGATAACTTTAGAGAAAGCTTTGGAGTTACTGAAAAGTAAAGATGTAAGAAGGTGTGGACGACCGAAGCAGAATAAAGTGGTTGAAGAGCCTGTTGCAGCtgtataa
- the LOC140960021 gene encoding aquaporin PIP2-7-like, translating to MTKEVSEEGVHHTRKDYVDPPPAPLLDMEELQLWSFYRALIAEFIATLLFLYVTVATVIGHNKLNAADQCDGVGILGIAWAFGGMIFILVYCTAGISGGHINPAVTFGLFLARKVSLIRALGYMLAQCLGAICGVGLVKAFMKSFYNRLGGGANFVQPGYNKGTGLGAEIIGTFVLVYTVFSATDPKRSARDSHVPVLAPLPIGFAVFMVHLATIPITGTGINPARSLGAAVIYNRQKIWDDQWIFWVGPFVGALAAAAYHQYILRAAAIKALGSFRSNPSN from the exons ATGACGAAGGAAGTGAGTGAAGAGGGCGTGCACCATACGAGGAAGGATTACGTGGACCCGCCGCCGGCGCCGTTGCTTGATATGGAGGAGCTGCAGCTTTGGTCCTTTTACAGAGCACTCATCGCGGAGTTCATCGCCACCCTGCTTTTCCTGTATGTTACAGTCGCCACCGTGATTGGACACAACAAGCTCAACGCCGCCGACCAATGCGACGGAGTTGGGATCCTTGGAATTGCATGGGCCTTTGGTGGCATGATCTTCATACTCGTTTACTGCACCGCTGGAATTTCTG GTGGTCACATTAATCCAGCGGTGACATTCGGTTTGTTTCTGGCGAGAAAGGTGTCTTTGATCAGAGCTTTGGGTTACATGTTAGCACAGTGCTTGGGCGCCATCTGTGGTGTGGGCTTAGTGAAAGCTTTCATGAAAAGCTTCTACAACAGGCTGGGGGGTGGCGCTAACTTTGTGCAGCCAGGATACAACAAGGGCACCGGTCTAGGTGCCGAGATAATCGGTACCTTCGTTCTTGTTTACACTGTTTTCTCCGCCACCGACCCCAAGAGGAGTGCCCGTGACTCTCATGTCCCT GTTTTGGCCCCACTTCCAATCGGTTTCGCAGTCTTCATGGTCCACTTGGCCACCATCCCCATCACCGGAACCGGCATCAACCCAGCCAGAAGCTTAGGAGCCGCCGTGATTTACAACCGGCAGAAAATATGGGATGACCAA TGGATTTTCTGGGTTGGGCCGTTTGTGGGAGCGTTGGCAGCGGCGGCTTACCACCAGTATATTCTGAGAGCCGCCGCCATTAAAGCTCTGGGATCTTTCAGGAGCAACCCCTCCAACTGA
- the LOC140960299 gene encoding SKP1-like protein 1A, translated as MSSADASPKMIVLKSSDGETFEVEELVALESQTIKHMVEDNCADTTIPLPNVTSRILAKVIEYCKKHVEAASKATADGGMCSSDKVVDDELKAFDTEFVKVDQGTLFDLILAANYLNIKSLLDLTCQTVADMIKGKTPEEIRKTFNIKNDFTPEEEEEVRRENAWAFE; from the exons ATGTCTTCCGCAGACGCCTCTCCGAAGATGATTGTTCTGAAGAGCTCCGATGGGGAGACGTTCGAAGTTGAGGAGTTGGTTGCGCTGGAATCGCAAACCATTAAGCATATGGTCGAGGATAACTGCGCCGATACGACTATACCCTTGCCCAACGTTACATCCAGGATCTTGGCGAAAGTTATCGAGTATTGCAAGAAACACGTGGAAGCCGCATCTAAAGCCACTGCTGACGGCGGGATGTGCTCCTCCGACAAAGTCGTTGACGATGAATTGAAGGCGTTCGATACTGAGTTTGTCAAGGTTGACCAGGGGACGCTTTTTGATCTTATCTTG GCTGCAAACTACTTGAACATCAAGAGTCTGCTTGACCTAACTTGTCAAACTGTTGCTGACATGATCAAAGGAAAGACGCCAGAGGAAATCCGTAAGACattcaacataaaaaatgaCTTCACcccagaagaagaagaggaggtTCGAAGGGAGAATGCATGGGCATTCGAATGA